The proteins below are encoded in one region of Apium graveolens cultivar Ventura chromosome 4, ASM990537v1, whole genome shotgun sequence:
- the LOC141721798 gene encoding uncharacterized protein LOC141721798 isoform X2, whose translation MVPTGDLFPLVQKGFQHFQLEANVNCNDAEIVGGSSFLQPPDPIAKDAYESEELMKETKDSVPETKHREKEKGIDVFKSKLDREHLERGNDNASEKMEKQNTEKERELEDLEEKEKMAKTAAPHAELTDAKDEKLNMRKT comes from the exons ATGGTTCCAACAGGAGACCTTTTTCCACTAGTGCAGAAAGGATTCCAGCATTTTCAGCTGGAAGCAAATGTTAATTGT AATGATGCAGAAATTGTTGGTGGATCCTCATTCCTACAACCTCCGGATCCTATCGCAAAAGATGCCTATGAATCAGAGGAGCTCATGAAGGAAACAAAAGATAGTGTTCCGGAAACAAAACACAGAGAAAAGGAAAAAGGTATTGATGTTTTTAAAAGCAAACTTGACAGAGAGCATCTTGAAAGAGGGAATGATAATGCTAGTGAGAAAATGGAGAAACAAAATACGGAAAAAGAAAGAGAGCTGGAAGATTTGGAAGAGAAAGAGAAAATGGCAAAGACAGCAGCGCCTCATGCCGAACTCACTGATGCAAAGGATGAAAAATTGAACATGAGGAAGACATAA
- the LOC141721800 gene encoding uncharacterized protein LOC141721800: MKQETCLHDLKGHSRVLLHTILNRLPPLENYGHWCLRMKALLGSQEAWDIVEKGYDEPENEGTLNQNQKNALGKARKQDQQTLSIIHMGLDEAMFEKVATAPKAKEAWEILQNNFKGINKVKKVRLQTLRREFEALKMKETESVQDYFTRVSQVVNQMKQFGEKIDDVRINEKILRSLNTKLRLVGVTIEEANDIDTMQVDLLMGSLQAYAERVLEKEEPDSHAL; encoded by the exons ATGAAACAGGAAACCTGCTTACATGATTTGAAAGGACACAGCAGGGTACTTCTTCACACCATCCTAAATCGGCTACCTCCTTTG GAAAACTATGGTCATTGGTGTCTCCGTATGAAAGCTCTGCTAGGCTCACAGGAAGCCTGGGATATTGTTGAGAAAGGTTATGATGAACCTGAGAACGAAGGTACCCTGAATCAGAATCAGAAAAATGCCCTTGGAAAAGCCCGCAAGCAAGATCAACAGACTCTCTCAATCATTCACATGGGCTTAGATGAAGCCATGTTTGAGAAAGTTGCTACAGCACCAAAAGCGAAAGAAGCCTGGGAAAtattacaaaataattttaaaggAATCAACAAAGTAAAAAAGGTACGTCTTCAAACTCTTCGTCGTGAATTCGAAGCATTAAAAATGAAGGAGACTGAATCAGTCCAAGATTACTTCACAAGAGTGTCACAAGTGGTAAATCAAATGAAGCAATTTGGAGAAAAAATCGATGATGTACGTATTAACGAGAAAATTCTCAGATCTCTTAATACCAAGTTACGACTTGTGGGAGTTACCATTGAAGAGGCAAACGACATTGATACGATGCAAGTGGATCTACTCATGGGGTCATTACAAGCTTATGCAGAAAGGGTATTAGAGAAAGAAGAACCTGATTCTCATGCTCTTTAA
- the LOC141721798 gene encoding uncharacterized protein LOC141721798 isoform X1: MSVSLFGGLVICAGFSTSAHTFENEAQGLEKNDAEIVGGSSFLQPPDPIAKDAYESEELMKETKDSVPETKHREKEKGIDVFKSKLDREHLERGNDNASEKMEKQNTEKERELEDLEEKEKMAKTAAPHAELTDAKDEKLNMRKT; the protein is encoded by the exons ATGTCTGTTTCCCTCTTTGGCGGGTTGGTTATATGTGCAGGATTTTCAACTTCAGCACATACGTTCGAAAATGAAGCTCAGGGATTAGAAAAG AATGATGCAGAAATTGTTGGTGGATCCTCATTCCTACAACCTCCGGATCCTATCGCAAAAGATGCCTATGAATCAGAGGAGCTCATGAAGGAAACAAAAGATAGTGTTCCGGAAACAAAACACAGAGAAAAGGAAAAAGGTATTGATGTTTTTAAAAGCAAACTTGACAGAGAGCATCTTGAAAGAGGGAATGATAATGCTAGTGAGAAAATGGAGAAACAAAATACGGAAAAAGAAAGAGAGCTGGAAGATTTGGAAGAGAAAGAGAAAATGGCAAAGACAGCAGCGCCTCATGCCGAACTCACTGATGCAAAGGATGAAAAATTGAACATGAGGAAGACATAA